The Sphingomonas sanxanigenens DSM 19645 = NX02 genome includes a region encoding these proteins:
- a CDS encoding superoxide dismutase, which translates to MAFILPELPFDKSALEPHMSAETFDFHHGKHHKAYVDKVNGWIDEKGLGGLTLIETIEKAKTDGDKGLFNNAAQIWNHTFFWNCLAPAGQTPSGDLLKLIEKSFGSTEALLQKLQAEAVGHFASGWAWLILDGAELKVTSWHDADTPIVNGQVPLLTLDVWEHAYYIDYRNARPKFAETVLTNIINWDFVAENLDGQGASRADQTQG; encoded by the coding sequence ATGGCTTTCATCCTTCCCGAGCTTCCCTTCGACAAAAGCGCGCTCGAGCCGCACATGTCAGCGGAAACGTTCGATTTCCACCACGGCAAGCATCACAAGGCCTATGTCGACAAGGTCAACGGCTGGATCGACGAGAAGGGCCTCGGCGGCCTGACCCTCATCGAGACGATCGAGAAGGCGAAGACGGACGGCGACAAGGGCCTGTTCAACAACGCCGCGCAGATCTGGAACCACACATTCTTCTGGAACTGCCTGGCCCCCGCCGGCCAGACCCCCTCGGGCGACCTGCTCAAGCTGATCGAGAAGAGCTTCGGTTCCACCGAGGCGCTGCTCCAGAAGCTGCAGGCCGAAGCCGTCGGCCACTTCGCCAGCGGTTGGGCCTGGCTGATCCTCGACGGCGCCGAATTGAAGGTGACCTCGTGGCATGATGCCGACACGCCGATCGTCAACGGCCAGGTGCCGCTGCTCACCCTCGATGTGTGGGAGCACGCCTATTACATCGACTATCGCAACGCCCGGCCGAAGTTCGCCGAGACGGTGCTGACCAACATCATCAACTGGGATTTCGTCGCCGAGAACCTGGACGGGCAGGGCGCCAGCCGCGCCGACCAGACCCAGGGCTGA